In Hippoglossus stenolepis isolate QCI-W04-F060 chromosome 21, HSTE1.2, whole genome shotgun sequence, one DNA window encodes the following:
- the LOC118101054 gene encoding LOW QUALITY PROTEIN: integrin alpha-D (The sequence of the model RefSeq protein was modified relative to this genomic sequence to represent the inferred CDS: inserted 7 bases in 4 codons; deleted 1 base in 1 codon; substituted 3 bases at 3 genomic stop codons), which translates to MAWIFAAAVFMSVLNTALCFNIDPVAWKSWDNSAAGFGYQVVQRQSDVLISAPLEQYSQLGRGKIYKCTTTCRSLPFEAPEFAVNMSLGLTMTNDPISRNTMACGPTIPKDCKSITMYSGACFQIDQFDRFGSAVPPSSPECRAEADIAFLLDGSGSVNYGDFQTMKTFVKSIQSLLWERYSMFPGRSSLMMSLLELNFRDFFSSGRWHSXNGIKQKGSTTNTASAIADVVQNVFTSAGGSRPNVKKILIVITDGESTDRHNLPYAISLAENAKIVRFAIGVGGAFDSTRAKQELDSIASSLSTNHVFRVGSFNALDAITKNLQDKIFSIEGSQSTGETLKMEMAQAGFSVAYVPGGIQMGTVGANQWKGGYMEYTLSGQKLSSYEPLFMLQDSYLGYSMTIAKTRQGQLTIVGAPRYQHRGLVMAVRGQINQKIDPFPWQFQTGGYFGAEVRAMDVNNDGYTDLILISAPMYKEADREGRVYVCGLARLRVECHFESPLVLRGDESDQARFGSSLAVLPDLNADDLREVAVGAPLENGGQGSIYIFHGEGGSRVSSTYSQKIAASEVRQQLRFFGLSISDSSFDRSGDSLPDLAVGSKGTVVLLRSKPVVMVEATMSFNPNQVPTKNPNCQNPLENTAEICFTMTKVSTVSTATQKINYTLTLDATRKVPNNRAYIKDKQREKTGSIEVDLQGKMLPSEILYSGELCPQDALNVXKXELRFTPDSIPSTTNLKPSLAQQAQTTTYHSLEFEINCGTLHNKCVDNLKISFNFNRXEPKSLKVGIDELLDVTVSVENPRQTXYNSYVKLTYPAGLSXQEVTGLQGRIECNSLDSEDGLSRGMTTCTINNPIFKSDTEALFTVSYGIESNRRFDRKIFISANASSENQEHSTSSELYQMKWLDVKYSILVTIESSLSYNNFTSGKNDVLKPHKQSIVVTNNIRALNFTVVIKVPVKLGDKDIWVDSSSLQIPDCRREADEERXLSDFVAMIKENNVVDCSVARCGVFRCSRFMGRLESKKYKISANISSGWIEQIGLDSAKFLLTSTATLEYDTNQYIFFSTGSNNKPPIHKIEAEIEVYPQPDFTKEIVGGSLGGLALLALLTAGLYKAGFFKSKYKEMMNEAEEAAEPGANEAAATPEQ; encoded by the exons ATGGCCTGGAtatttgctgctgcagtattcATGTCAG TGTTGAATACGGCTCTATGTTTCAATATCGACCCCGTGGCTTGGAAGTCCTGGGACAACAGTGCCGCAGGGTTTGGCTACCAGGTGGTGCAAAGACAGTCAGA CGTGCTCATCAGCGCTCCCCTTGAACAGTATTCACAATTGGGAAGGGGGAAAATATACAAGTGCACTACAACCTGCAGAAGTCTGCCATTTGAAG CGCCAGAATTTGCAGTCAACATGTCCCTTGGTTTGACAATGACGAATGACCCCATCTCACGAAACACTATG GCATGTGGCCCAACCATCCCAAAGGATTGCAAAAGTATCACCATGTACAGCGGCGCATGCTTCCAGATCGACCAGTTTGATCGGTTTGGATCCGCGGTGCCGCCGTCCTCTCCAG AGTGCAGAGCCGAAGCAGATATTGCTTTTCTCTTGGATGGTTCAGGCAGCGTAAACTATGGAGATTTTCAAACAATGAAGACATTTGTGAAAAGCATTCAGTCCTTGTTGTGGGAAAGATACAGTATGTTCCCAGGACGATC TTCTCTTATGATGTCACTGTTGGAATTGAACTTTCGTGACTTTTTCTCATCTGGACGATGGCATT GtaatggaataaaacaaaaaggcagcACAACTAACACAGCTAGTGCCATCGCAGATGTGGT ccaaaatgttttcacatctgCAGGAGGTTCTAGACCAAACGTGAAGAAGATCCTGATCGTCATTACTGATGGAGAATCTACTGACAGACATAACTTGCCATATGCAATAAGCTTAGCTGAGAATGCAAAGATTGTTCGATTTGCTATTGGG GTGGGGGGAGCGTTCGATTCCACAAGGGCGAAACAGGAACTGGACTCTATTGCATCTTCGCTCTCGACAAATCACGTGTTTCGAGTAGGGAGCTTTAACGCACTTGATGCAATAACGAAGAATTTGCAGGACAAAATCTTCTCTATTGAGG GATCTCAGTCCACTGGAGAGACACTGAAAATGGAAATGGCTCAGGCGGGATTCAGTGTGGCTTATGTGCCAGGG GGAATTCAAATGGGCACTGTTGGCGCCAACCAGTGGAAAGGAGGCTACATGGAATATACATTATCAGGCCAGAAGCTGAGTTCATATGAGCCTTTGTTCATGTTACAAGACAGTTATCTGG GTTACTCCATGACTATCGCAAAAACCAGACAAGGCCAATTGACAATTGTTGGCGCTCCGAGATATCAACACAGAGGACTTGTGATGGCAGTTCGTGGACAGATCAATCAAAAGATTGATCCCTTCCCATGGCAG TTTCAGACTGGTGGATATTTTGGGGCAGAGGTTCGTGCCATGGATGTGAACAATGACGGATACACTGACCTAATCCTCATATCTGCCCCTATGTACAAGGAAGCTGATAGAGAGGGAAGAGTTTACGTTTGCGGTTTAGCTCGTTTG AGGGTCGAGTGTCACTTCGAATCTCCGTTAGTGCTGAGAGGGGATGAGTCCGACCAGGCGAGGTTTGGCTCTTCTCTCGCTGTGCTGCCTGATCTCAACGCAGATGACCTCAGGGAGGTGGCAGTTGGTGCACCTCTGGAGAACGGTGGTCAAGGCAGCATCTACATATTCCACGGCGAAGGAGGAAGCAGAGTCAGTTCGACTTACTCACAG AAAATTGCTGCCTCTGAAGTCCGGCAACAACTTAGGTTCTTCGGTTTGTCAATCAGTGACTCGTCTTTTGACCGCAGTGGCGACAGTCTGCCTGACTTAGCAGTGGGGTCAAAGGGCACAGTTGTCTTACTCAG GTCAAAGCCTGTGGTAATGGTAGAGGCTACGATGTCGTTCAACCCAAACCAGGTCCCTACAAAAAACCCAAACTGCCAGAACCCACTGGAGAACACAGCTGAAATCTGCTTTACCATGACGAAAGTTTCTACAGTTTCCACAG CCACT CAAAAGATCAATTATACTTTAACACTGGATGCCACCCGCAAGGTCCCAAACAACAGAGCTTACATCAAGGACAAACAACGAGAGAAGACCGGGTCAATTGAAGTTGACTTACAAGGCAAAATGCTTCCCAGTGAAATTCTTTATTCAGGTGAGTTG TGTCCTCAGGATGCTCTCAATGTGTAGAAATGAGAGCTCAGATTCACCCCTGACAGTATTCCCTCTACTACAAACCTTAAACCAAGTCTGGCCCAGCAGGCTCAAACTACCACTTATCATTCT TTAGAATTTGAGATCAACTGTGGCACACTG CATAACAAGTGTGTAGATAATCTGAAAATTAGTTTCAACTTCAACAGGTGAgaaccaaaa AGTTTGAAGGTGGGCATTGATGAACTGTTGGACGTCACAGTATCAGTGGAGAACCCGAGGCAGAC CTACAACAGCTACGTGAAACTTACGTACCCAGCTGGGCTCTC ACAGGAGGTTACAGGTTTGCAG GGAAGAATCGAGTGCAACTCCTTGGACAGTGAAGATGGCTTATCGCGAGGAATGACAACCTGCACTATTAACAACCCCATTTTCAAGAGCGACACTGAG GCTTTGTTCACCGTCTCCTATGGGATCGAAAGCAACAGACGATTTGACAGGAAGATTTTTATCTCTGCAAATGCTTCCAG TGAGAATCAGGAACATTCCACTTCAAGTGAACTTTACCAAATGAAATGGTTGGACGTGAAGTACAGCATTTTGGTCACGATTGAAag CTCCCTCAGCTACAACAACTTCACATCTGGAAAGAACGATGTGCTGAAACCTCACAAGCAGTCAATTGTG GTCACAAACAACATCAGGGCGCTGAACTTCACGGTGGTGATCAAGGTGCCTGTCAAGCTCGGCGATAAAGACATCTGGGTGGATTCGAGCAGTTTGCAG ATTCCAGACTGCCGAAGAGAAGCAGACGAAGAACG ACTGTCAGACTTTGTTGCTATGATAAAGGAGAATAATGTAGTG GACTGCTCTGTAGCCAGGTGCggagtgttcaggtgcagtagGTTCATGGGAAGACTGgagagtaaaaagtacaaaatctCTGCCAACATCAGCTCAGGATGGATAGAGCAG attGGACTCGACTCTGCAAAATTCCTCTTGACCAGCACGGCTACTCTGGAGTACGACACAAACCAGTACATCTTCTTTTCTACGGGGTCTAATAACAAGCCTCCGATTCACAAG ATTGAAGCCGAGATAGAAGTGTATCCACAACCAGATTTCACCAAAGAAATCGTCGGGGGATCGCTGGGAGGGTTAGCTCTGCTGGCTCTACTCACTGCTGGCCTGTATAAG gCTGGATTTTTCAAGagtaaatacaaagaaatgatGAATGAGGCAGAAGAAGCGGCAGAACCAGGGGCTaatgaagctgcagccacacCAGAACAATAA